The DNA sequence CGTGCACAGCGTCGTCATCGAGGAGCTCGCCCAGAGCACCTTCTACGCCTCGCTCTACGTTCAGATCGAGAAGGGCAACGACGCGTCCGTGAAGCGGTTCGACGCGCGCCCGAGCGATTGCATCGCGCTCGCGGTGCGCGTGGGCGCGCCCATCTCCGTGACGCGCCGCCTCCTCGAGCAGGCCGCGATCAAGCGGAGCGACGTCGGTCCGCTCCCGGACGATCCCCCGCAGGTCTCGACCGACGCGGACGACGTGGACCTCGGCGTCGAGCGCTGAGGCTCGCCGCACGGCCTCGGTCTTCAGTGACCGAGCGCGGCGCGAACGAGCATCCCGATTCCCACGACGATGAGGAAGGCCCCGAAGAGCCTCCTCAGGCGCGTCGCGTGCAGCCGGTTCGCGGCGGCGACCCCGAGCGTGATGCCCGCGAGGCTCCCGAGGGCGATCGGGAGGCCGAGGCGGGCGAGCACGTCCCCGAACCCGTAGCCGACGTTCGTCGCCGTCGCCGCGACCGCGTTCCCGAAGACGGCCACGAGGCTCGTTCCGACCGCGAGGTGCATCCCGAATCCGGCGAGGACCATGCCCGGCACCATCACGATGCCCCCGCCGACCCCGAAGAAGCCCGCAAGGAGGCCGCCCGCGAAGCCGACGGCCGCAAGGAGCGCGGCGCGCGCGCGGGGCGCAAGGGCGCGCGGTCTCGTCTCCCCCGGGCGGGCGAGCTGCGCGCCGGTCGCGGCGATGAAGAGGCCGAAGCCCGCCTCGAGGACGCGGCCCGCGACGAGGAGCGAAGCGGCCGTCCCGACGACGCTCCCCGCAAGGCCCGTCGTCGCGAGGAGCGCGCCGACCCTGAAGTCGACGTTCCCCGCGCGCCGGTGCCGGAGGACGCCCACGAGCGTCGCGAGGCTGATGACGAGGAGGCTCACCGCCTTCGCCGCGTGGAAGCCGGTGTCGGGCACGAGGAGGAGGATGGCGGGGACCATGACCACGCCGCCGCCGACCCCGAAGAGGCCCGAGAGGAACCCCGCCGCGAGGCCCAGGGCGAGGGTCAGGGCGGCGAAGGCGACGTCCACGCGGCGGGACGGGCCGGGCGTCGTATCAAGGTGTCCTTCGGCGCGGGGTCCCGGCGATCCCCCACCCGTCGGGGGGCCCATGAGCAAAAGACGAAGCTATTTGAGTCGCTCGCGTGGAGATGTCCCGTATCGACGTCGCGGT is a window from the Candidatus Thermoplasmatota archaeon genome containing:
- a CDS encoding sulfite exporter TauE/SafE family protein, which encodes MDVAFAALTLALGLAAGFLSGLFGVGGGVVMVPAILLLVPDTGFHAAKAVSLLVISLATLVGVLRHRRAGNVDFRVGALLATTGLAGSVVGTAASLLVAGRVLEAGFGLFIAATGAQLARPGETRPRALAPRARAALLAAVGFAGGLLAGFFGVGGGIVMVPGMVLAGFGMHLAVGTSLVAVFGNAVAATATNVGYGFGDVLARLGLPIALGSLAGITLGVAAANRLHATRLRRLFGAFLIVVGIGMLVRAALGH
- a CDS encoding bifunctional nuclease family protein, producing the protein MPGDAETLLMKVESVLLSGQGPVVFLAPANGGGDDRVLPIFIDHGQALNIQLALEKQLSPRPMTHDLFSAVLNELGAIVHSVVIEELAQSTFYASLYVQIEKGNDASVKRFDARPSDCIALAVRVGAPISVTRRLLEQAAIKRSDVGPLPDDPPQVSTDADDVDLGVER